AAACCTGGGAATGGCTCCGCATCATGAAATCGCAGGCGGAGCACGGCACCACAACCGCTTGCCCGTGGGATACGTGCGGCGGGCCGTTCAGGGTCCGTCACCGAGATCACAGCGTACGTGCCGCGAACAACAATGCCACGTTCGATGGTCTGTCGGTCCGTCACGATGATTGTCATGTGTATCCTATGTACTAATACATTGGGCTCGTACGTAGGCGTGACTGGCCTTGCCTCGGCGCCGGGATACCCACGCGTCCAGGAGTCCCACCAAATAATGATGGGGGGGGTAGGGCGGGCTATCAGGCACAAGGTCCAACGGAACCCACCGATCCTAATTCGAATCGTGCTGTCTAACCGACCCTGATTCCGGTTGGGGCCGATCGTCACAGCGTCAGATAATCGGAGGAAGATTCGCTCGGCCGGGCGTGCAAATAGCGACCCGTCGTCGCGACGCTCGCATGCCCCAGTGTCCTTTGGACCAGATGGATGGGTGCCGATCGATCGAGCGAGTGGCTGGCATGGGCATGGCGGAGCCAGTGCGGCGAAACAGGTTTGTTGATACACGCACGATTGGCTGCACGGCGGACGATACGAAGAATCTGCGATCGGGACAGTTGCCCACTATTGCGACTGGTAAACACCGGAGCGTTCAAGTCTGCATCGTTGTCGAGACCTTGCAGTGCTTGCCACACCTGACCAGGCAATCGAATTGACCTCACCTTCCCCCCCTTACCGAGCACGCTGATCTGGCCCCCTCCGTCACGTTGATGACAATCTCGCCACGTCAGCGAGGCTGATTCCGAAACTCGCACGCCAGCGGCATAAAGGAGCAGAAGCAAGGCTCGATTCCGAGGATGGGCTTCAAGTGCGATCATTCGTTGCACTTGGGCCTCATCAATGATCCGTTCACTCAAGCGGTTGCGTACTGGCGGGAGATTGAGTGGCCGTGCCACGTCAAAAGGCAAGTACCCTAGCCGGTGACTAAAGGCGATCAACGACTTTGTAATGGCAAGAATTCGATGACGTGTCGTATCGGCCAACCCTTTCTGAACGAGGTGGTCAGCGAAAGCTTGAAGATCACCAAGGGTAATCCTGTGCAACGACTTGCCGATATAACGAAGCATCCGCTCAGCTTCGGCGCGATACACGGCTTGCGTCCCCTCGGCCCGTCCGTGGAGCCAGAGGCTGAGCAGTTGTTCGTCAGTATCCGCCTGAGGTGGGACAACCGCATGCTCGTCCTGACCATGGGGCACCTGGTCGCTCGCCTCGTTCGGCGAGTGCAACAAAACGCTTCTTTTGTTGCATTCTTTCGGACGCGCATCAGTCATAGTGGTGACACCTTTCGGGCAGGAACCGGGCGAACATCGGAACCCAATCAGACACATTCGTGGCGCCCGGCGAGCACAAACCGCCACCTTGCAGACACAGATCAGTCATCATTCTGGCGCCGAAGATGGCGAAAAACGGTCCTGAGGATGACTGGCTCGTCCACCGATGCAGTACCGCCGGGAAAGCAAGTGTGTACTGCCTCCTCAGCCTGGGCAGAGGTCACAGCAATCAGCCCGAGTCCCTGAAGCTGCTGCACCAAGCCATCAAAGGTCTTGTTGGTCTGGGCTTTCCGGCTTGGGTTCTTTGCCGGAGCAATGTCCTGACTACGCTGCTCGTAAAACACCACGTACTCGCCGTTCACGCCCATCTGCTCGTGTCGCACCACGAGGTTGGTCTGCTGCATGTCCCGCGTGTACAGCGGACGGCGGCCAGTGACCGTGTAGACCGGCGGCAAGAACACGCCCTTGCCGACCAACTCATAAAATCGAGCACGGGACAACTGAACCATCCGTGCCATTTCACTGACGGAGACAACGGATTTCAGTCGGCTCGACAAGGCGGTTTGGATACTACTCATGTTGGTCGCTCCAAGTGATGCAGATCGATAGCCCGAACCGATGTTGTTCACGATGCGGCGATGTCACTACGATCATCAGGTTGTTGGAGGTGCTCCCGTCCCCGTACGGTCAACGTGCGGCCTGCCTCTCCCTTCGCGATCAAATCAAGCCTCAGCAGGTCCGACTCGATGACCTGTTCGATGGTCTGGCGTGGCAGGCCGAGCCGTGTCGCCAGCACATTGAGGCGGACGGCGGCACCTGAATCAGCGAGCATGCGCAGGTATCTTTGCTCGATCGGATCGAGGCCGAGTCGGTCCACACCTTCGATCGCCAACGCGTCGCAAAGGTGTTGCATCGTAATGTTGCTGGCATCTTCGGCACGGGCGCTACGTCGTGCCGCATCGAGC
Above is a window of Phycisphaerales bacterium AB-hyl4 DNA encoding:
- a CDS encoding tyrosine-type recombinase/integrase, which translates into the protein MTDARPKECNKRSVLLHSPNEASDQVPHGQDEHAVVPPQADTDEQLLSLWLHGRAEGTQAVYRAEAERMLRYIGKSLHRITLGDLQAFADHLVQKGLADTTRHRILAITKSLIAFSHRLGYLPFDVARPLNLPPVRNRLSERIIDEAQVQRMIALEAHPRNRALLLLLYAAGVRVSESASLTWRDCHQRDGGGQISVLGKGGKVRSIRLPGQVWQALQGLDNDADLNAPVFTSRNSGQLSRSQILRIVRRAANRACINKPVSPHWLRHAHASHSLDRSAPIHLVQRTLGHASVATTGRYLHARPSESSSDYLTL